The following coding sequences are from one Paenibacillus sp. FSL R5-0912 window:
- a CDS encoding energy-coupling factor transporter transmembrane component T family protein, which produces MNERLLLGRSIDTGSWVHKLDARSKITGMLLYVVIILLSNSWMEIGLIAVFSIIVMATTRIPLKYFIKAAKPLRYLMVFIFIVQSLSVKEGDVLWSLGSFSLHEGGLRLGAFSVIRMLFLLTFTALLTFTTTPGKLNQGLEGVLAPFKKLGLSPDRITLMISIALRFIPTILDEAQIILKAQASRGADLKELPLKEKARMLVSLLVPVIASAFRRAQDLVYSMEARGFRMDAPRSRYHRLRWGAADTLFVAMFVVLGIAVALL; this is translated from the coding sequence ATGAATGAACGCCTTCTGCTGGGACGCAGCATTGATACGGGCTCATGGGTGCATAAGCTGGATGCCCGGTCCAAAATTACGGGCATGCTGCTCTACGTAGTGATTATCCTGCTGTCCAATTCGTGGATGGAGATCGGGCTCATAGCTGTGTTCTCCATCATTGTTATGGCAACCACCCGCATCCCGCTTAAATATTTCATTAAGGCTGCGAAGCCTTTGCGTTATCTGATGGTATTCATCTTCATTGTGCAGTCCCTGTCCGTGAAGGAAGGGGATGTCCTGTGGTCGCTCGGCTCCTTCTCGCTGCATGAGGGAGGCCTGCGGCTGGGGGCATTCTCGGTCATCCGCATGCTCTTCCTGCTGACCTTCACGGCACTGCTGACCTTTACGACAACGCCCGGCAAGCTGAACCAGGGCCTTGAAGGTGTGCTTGCTCCGTTTAAGAAGCTCGGTCTGTCACCGGACCGGATTACGCTGATGATCAGCATCGCGCTGCGTTTTATCCCGACGATCCTGGATGAAGCGCAGATTATTCTGAAGGCGCAGGCCTCGCGCGGTGCGGATCTGAAGGAGCTCCCTTTGAAAGAGAAGGCGCGGATGCTCGTCTCCCTTCTGGTTCCGGTCATCGCCAGTGCTTTCCGGCGTGCCCAGGACCTGGTGTATTCCATGGAAGCCCGGGGCTTCCGTATGGATGCGCCGCGCAGCCGGTATCACCGCCTCAGGTGGGGCGCTGCTGATACGCTGTTTGTTGCTATGTTCGTTGTCTTGGGAATTGCAGTAGCATTATTGTAG